The Selenomonas sp. AB3002 genome contains a region encoding:
- a CDS encoding AAA domain-containing protein: MDNQKKMLKLLDYLRQVGNLRQKLVKNLQDEDWCLEFGSLPMDPKRIHLYSPEDELPPGAPEGLIFEVEKPEFTPCPELPFDLIGWVRTPDWKNFEVTEIEVRDERSRNDPRLGEIIERFVDSGVRLAAFEDWKRHRSLWRAGEMVKSRTQKLFMSLYGLYDRLRQDPEGLELVVGNACFLNGLDTEIEHPMLLKKVRLVYDKRGKMQVVDGESATELYTELFQDLPGIKGEGVREFAAWMDEKGIHPLSGKLKEFFDSTAPILTPNCRWAAQRFELLPTDWYLIYPRPCLYLRRHNAGLSKAIAAIAEQIEVGGEIPQAMLEIVDPEFKPTKVILPEPEGEQLLSDARGEAADILLTKPANAEQLSIAREIEQAPAVVVQGPPGTGKTHTIANLLGHFLAQGQHVLVTSATSKALSVLKDKLPEGLQNLCVSLLEGARADMEKSVAGICEMMSRETSGEMRQKADDLSKRRDTVLKKLNGKRRTLEEVRQLEAKRDYFNLGGKAWSLSRMADYLHIHEELAGRLPLPLVRGRDFPLERNELEELYLLNSEFDAESLCELREELPDVFSLLPPARAGELLEREQRIIRNEKELLAALPQAVIDHKEELLCEGRRVVGEDLVPDFLKQAQIYLDSLDLKRLSVPWARAAVLAGSQGGARREVWEMLGRDIERVQQLKSQYIKMFFGHDFKYTLNLPLDKALIQSLAELAEIFDVSGKLPWWTKMRRSDLTKVQQGFLIDGKPLGSRLDCQMAMQYVSLHEARTQLSREWEQLLVPLGMDSYDDMAAGEEDLDDLCQARWQEFKSLLDWREDTMLEIRRQCEQAGIIWDNICIKGEFLTPATALDKELDWLQEDLPRWLKLVHLSYVERRSDRALDKLWDILKDATGKVSEELRKAVSKGDSALYEEAYNRLRHYQEVKPRCRRRQELLGRLAESAPHWAEQLENQVGLKLEAPQEAVAAWTYEQLKMEMDAAPRVNVARVAAEVRDLTAELQEVTTQLAEALAWYQLLEKVEGTGLQASLMGWSKAVKKLGKGTGKYAARHLREARACMLEAQRAVPAWIMPLSRVWQNLPADAPKFDLIIIDEASQADILSLPLLYFGKRVIIVGDDQQVSPADIGVQAEDILSLQSATIEGVIDHASLYTLDTSIYDLAQMHFQARLLSEHFRSVPEIVGYSNKLCYDGRIRPLREGVSSPFMPLIDWQVPGEREEGTKKNPCEAEEIVSLLAACLEQPEYEGKTFGAISLLGEEQSRLIRELAAEKIGITALEDCGFIAGSPAQFQGDERDVIFLSLVDSASGEEQLRLLGEGRGADNVKRYNVAVSRSRDQLWAVHSMSLESLKSNDLRRGLLEYIRENAAAKPQESARELSSLEVAVGRALELAGFEVYNNWQTGSGQLGLVVAGKGRLVAIDCQGEHWYAGNEEIVEEQRQQAVLMRLGWTFLRVRGSEWYAAPDKVLARLQGYLQAMGIEPMAGEKEPASALRLGLMQRVTERAEAIRASWQQTEEA; this comes from the coding sequence GTGGATAATCAGAAGAAGATGCTGAAATTACTGGACTATTTGCGGCAGGTGGGCAATCTGCGCCAGAAGCTCGTGAAGAACTTGCAGGATGAGGACTGGTGTCTGGAATTTGGTTCCTTGCCCATGGATCCCAAGCGTATTCATCTTTATAGCCCGGAAGATGAACTGCCTCCCGGAGCTCCCGAGGGGCTGATTTTTGAGGTGGAAAAGCCGGAGTTTACCCCCTGTCCGGAGCTGCCCTTTGACCTGATTGGCTGGGTGAGGACACCTGACTGGAAGAACTTCGAGGTGACGGAAATCGAGGTGCGGGACGAGCGCAGCAGGAACGACCCGCGGCTGGGGGAAATCATCGAGCGCTTTGTGGATTCCGGAGTGCGTCTGGCTGCCTTTGAGGACTGGAAGCGCCACAGGAGTCTCTGGCGGGCTGGGGAAATGGTAAAGAGCCGCACCCAGAAGCTATTCATGTCCCTCTACGGCCTCTATGACAGGCTGCGGCAGGACCCTGAGGGGCTGGAACTGGTGGTGGGCAATGCCTGCTTCCTGAACGGCCTGGATACAGAGATAGAGCACCCCATGCTGCTGAAAAAAGTGCGCCTTGTCTACGACAAGCGGGGCAAGATGCAGGTGGTGGACGGCGAGAGCGCCACGGAGCTTTATACTGAGCTCTTTCAGGACCTGCCGGGCATCAAGGGGGAAGGAGTCAGGGAGTTTGCTGCCTGGATGGACGAGAAGGGCATCCACCCCCTGTCCGGGAAGCTCAAGGAGTTCTTTGACAGCACGGCCCCCATTCTTACGCCTAACTGCCGTTGGGCGGCTCAGCGCTTTGAGCTGCTGCCTACGGACTGGTATCTGATCTATCCCCGTCCCTGCCTCTACCTGCGCCGCCATAATGCGGGTCTGTCCAAGGCCATTGCGGCCATTGCGGAACAAATCGAGGTGGGCGGCGAGATTCCCCAGGCCATGCTGGAAATCGTGGACCCAGAGTTCAAACCCACCAAGGTCATCCTGCCGGAGCCTGAAGGGGAACAGCTGCTCTCTGATGCCAGGGGCGAGGCGGCAGACATCCTGCTTACCAAGCCTGCCAACGCAGAGCAGCTCTCCATCGCCAGAGAGATAGAGCAGGCTCCTGCCGTGGTGGTGCAGGGGCCTCCCGGCACGGGCAAGACCCATACCATCGCCAACCTTTTGGGGCATTTCCTGGCTCAGGGGCAGCACGTACTGGTGACCTCTGCCACCAGCAAGGCCCTGTCAGTGCTCAAGGACAAGCTGCCGGAAGGTCTGCAGAACCTCTGTGTTTCCCTGCTGGAGGGAGCCCGTGCGGATATGGAAAAGTCCGTGGCGGGCATCTGCGAGATGATGTCCCGGGAAACATCCGGGGAAATGCGCCAGAAAGCAGATGACCTCTCCAAGCGCCGTGATACAGTGCTGAAGAAACTGAATGGCAAGCGCCGCACTTTGGAAGAGGTGCGTCAGCTGGAAGCCAAGCGTGACTACTTCAACCTGGGGGGCAAGGCCTGGTCCCTTTCCCGCATGGCAGATTATCTGCATATACATGAGGAGCTGGCCGGGCGCCTGCCGCTGCCTTTGGTGCGGGGGCGGGATTTCCCTTTGGAGAGGAATGAACTGGAGGAACTCTACCTGCTGAACAGCGAGTTTGACGCAGAAAGCCTCTGCGAGCTCAGGGAGGAACTGCCGGATGTGTTCTCCCTGCTGCCCCCTGCCAGGGCCGGCGAGCTGTTGGAGCGGGAGCAGCGGATCATCAGGAATGAGAAAGAGCTTTTGGCAGCACTGCCCCAGGCAGTCATCGACCACAAGGAGGAGCTCCTCTGCGAAGGCCGCCGGGTGGTGGGAGAGGATTTGGTGCCGGATTTCCTGAAGCAGGCTCAGATCTATCTGGATTCTTTGGACTTGAAAAGATTATCTGTGCCCTGGGCCAGGGCCGCTGTGCTGGCCGGCAGCCAGGGTGGTGCCCGCCGGGAAGTCTGGGAGATGCTGGGCCGTGATATCGAGCGGGTGCAGCAGCTGAAATCCCAGTATATCAAGATGTTCTTTGGCCATGACTTCAAGTACACCTTGAATTTGCCTTTGGATAAGGCTCTGATTCAATCTTTGGCAGAGCTGGCGGAAATATTTGACGTCAGCGGCAAGCTGCCTTGGTGGACGAAGATGCGCCGTTCAGACCTCACCAAGGTACAGCAGGGCTTTCTCATAGATGGCAAGCCCCTGGGAAGCCGTCTGGACTGCCAGATGGCTATGCAGTACGTGTCCCTCCATGAGGCGAGAACTCAGCTCTCCCGGGAGTGGGAGCAGCTGCTGGTGCCTTTGGGCATGGATTCCTATGACGATATGGCGGCAGGTGAGGAGGATCTGGACGACCTCTGCCAGGCCCGCTGGCAGGAGTTCAAGTCCCTGCTGGACTGGCGGGAGGATACTATGCTGGAAATTCGCCGCCAGTGCGAGCAGGCGGGCATCATCTGGGACAATATCTGCATCAAGGGGGAGTTCCTGACCCCTGCCACTGCCCTGGACAAGGAGCTGGACTGGCTGCAGGAAGACCTGCCCCGCTGGTTGAAGCTGGTGCACCTTTCCTACGTGGAGCGCCGCTCAGACAGAGCCCTGGACAAGCTTTGGGACATCCTGAAGGATGCCACGGGCAAGGTATCAGAGGAACTCAGGAAAGCTGTGTCCAAAGGGGACAGCGCCCTCTACGAGGAAGCCTATAACCGCCTCAGGCACTATCAGGAAGTCAAGCCGCGCTGCCGCAGGCGGCAGGAACTGCTGGGCCGTTTGGCAGAGAGCGCTCCACACTGGGCAGAGCAGCTGGAAAATCAGGTGGGGTTGAAACTGGAGGCGCCGCAGGAGGCAGTGGCGGCCTGGACTTATGAGCAGCTGAAAATGGAAATGGATGCAGCCCCCAGGGTGAATGTGGCGCGGGTGGCTGCCGAGGTCAGGGACCTGACGGCAGAGCTGCAGGAAGTCACCACCCAGCTGGCCGAGGCCCTGGCTTGGTATCAGCTGCTGGAGAAAGTCGAGGGCACGGGACTGCAGGCCAGCCTTATGGGCTGGAGCAAGGCCGTGAAGAAGCTGGGCAAGGGCACGGGCAAGTATGCCGCCCGCCATCTGCGGGAGGCGAGAGCCTGCATGCTGGAGGCCCAGAGGGCGGTGCCCGCCTGGATCATGCCCCTTTCCCGGGTGTGGCAGAACCTGCCTGCTGATGCGCCTAAATTTGACCTGATCATCATTGATGAGGCCAGTCAGGCAGATATCCTGTCCCTGCCCCTCCTGTATTTCGGCAAGCGGGTGATCATCGTGGGTGATGACCAGCAGGTGAGTCCGGCTGATATCGGCGTGCAGGCAGAGGATATTCTCTCCCTGCAGTCTGCCACCATAGAGGGAGTCATTGACCATGCTTCCCTCTATACGCTTGATACTTCTATTTATGACCTGGCCCAGATGCACTTCCAGGCCCGGCTGCTTTCCGAGCACTTCCGTTCTGTGCCGGAAATCGTCGGCTACAGCAACAAGCTCTGCTATGATGGCCGCATCCGTCCCCTCAGAGAAGGTGTTTCTTCTCCGTTCATGCCTCTGATTGACTGGCAGGTGCCAGGGGAAAGGGAAGAGGGCACCAAGAAGAATCCCTGCGAAGCAGAGGAAATCGTGTCCTTGCTGGCGGCCTGCCTGGAGCAGCCTGAGTACGAGGGCAAGACCTTCGGCGCCATCTCCCTGTTGGGTGAGGAGCAGTCACGTCTTATCCGGGAACTGGCGGCGGAGAAAATCGGCATTACCGCGCTGGAGGACTGCGGCTTTATCGCAGGCAGTCCTGCCCAGTTCCAGGGGGATGAAAGGGATGTCATCTTCCTTTCGCTGGTGGACAGCGCTTCCGGGGAGGAACAGCTGCGGCTCCTGGGGGAAGGCCGGGGGGCGGACAATGTGAAGCGCTATAACGTTGCCGTCAGCCGCAGCCGTGACCAGCTCTGGGCAGTGCACTCCATGTCGCTGGAATCCCTCAAGTCAAATGACCTGCGCCGGGGGCTCCTGGAATACATCAGGGAAAATGCTGCTGCCAAGCCTCAGGAAAGCGCCCGGGAACTCAGCTCCTTGGAAGTTGCTGTGGGCAGGGCGCTGGAATTGGCCGGCTTTGAAGTTTACAACAACTGGCAGACCGGCAGCGGTCAGCTGGGGCTGGTGGTGGCCGGTAAGGGCAGGCTGGTGGCTATCGACTGCCAGGGCGAGCACTGGTATGCAGGAAATGAAGAGATTGTGGAAGAACAGCGCCAGCAGGCTGTGCTCATGCGCCTGGGCTGGACCTTCCTGCGGGTGCGGGGCAGCGAATGGTACGCGGCCCCGGACAAGGTACTGGCAAGGCTGCAAGGTTATCTCCAGGCCATGGGCATAGAGCCAATGGCTGGAGAGAAAGAACCTGCCAGCGCTTTGCGGCTGGGACTGATGCAGCGGGTCACGGAACGTGCCGAGGCTATCAGGGCTTCCTGGCAGCAGACGGAAGAAGCATAA
- a CDS encoding SIMPL domain-containing protein (The SIMPL domain is named for its presence in mouse protein SIMPL (signalling molecule that associates with mouse pelle-like kinase). Bacterial member BP26, from Brucella, was shown to assemble into a channel-like structure, while YggE from E. coli has been associated with resistance to oxidative stress.) — protein sequence MQSVSAMEGPGLSVQGAGQAKLAPDQAGLSLSVITDGRSAQEVQSENARKMQAVTEAVMALGVEERYIRTSNISMQPQYEYKNGERKLKGYTAANTLRVEVKDLSKLGRIIDRALNAGANKVDSLEFGLQAPERLEQMALKNAVADARSKAEVIAGALGKRIVGLRQVSEENSGYMTRSYSMSMLAAAKADNEMAVETPVSPGELELSATVHIEFILSE from the coding sequence TTGCAATCAGTCTCTGCCATGGAAGGGCCGGGGCTTTCGGTGCAGGGGGCTGGGCAGGCTAAATTGGCTCCTGATCAGGCGGGGCTTAGCCTCAGTGTGATTACTGATGGCAGGTCGGCCCAGGAGGTGCAGTCGGAGAATGCCCGGAAGATGCAGGCTGTCACTGAGGCGGTGATGGCTCTGGGGGTGGAGGAGCGCTATATCAGGACCTCCAATATTTCCATGCAGCCCCAGTATGAATATAAGAATGGCGAGCGCAAGCTCAAGGGATATACGGCTGCCAACACCCTCAGGGTGGAGGTGAAGGACCTTTCCAAACTGGGCAGGATTATTGACCGGGCTTTGAATGCCGGAGCCAACAAGGTTGATTCCCTGGAGTTTGGCCTGCAGGCTCCCGAGCGTCTGGAGCAGATGGCCCTGAAAAATGCTGTGGCAGATGCCCGCAGCAAGGCTGAGGTCATTGCCGGCGCCCTGGGCAAGAGGATTGTGGGCCTTAGGCAGGTGTCAGAGGAGAACAGCGGCTATATGACCCGCAGCTACTCCATGTCCATGCTGGCAGCAGCCAAAGCAGATAATGAAATGGCAGTGGAGACGCCTGTCTCTCCGGGAGAACTGGAGCTTTCTGCTACGGTGCATATTGAGTTTATCTTGTCGGAGTAA
- a CDS encoding GGDEF and EAL domain-containing protein, whose product MRKMNRLPLSPNLKRFKFFFDLLKRTTDDYLFLADMQENMMMVSPNLVQDFELPGEILEDFNRCWFALIHPEERESYRKSIETVLQHKSREHLLEYRVKSRKDGYVWIRCRGCVGLDREGRPSIFTGVMTRLSQRNQADEVTGLLNKYQFERAVKSALSSYRSTGEGGAILVFGLDNFKIINETHNRVVGDRVLKEVARQIEAVLPQEQTLYKLDGDQFAIVCPGAEEKDVAELFATIQGCLAHPYTVDGRQYFNTVSAGTVLYPQGGKDYLVLHKHAEAAMDLAKQAGKNRNCLFSKEQYNRWVRSITMRDSLWDCVENDCEGFSLFFQPQVRASDRELIGAESLLRWRNPKGRMVAPMEFIPILEETKLIVPVGKWIFREAVRICKEWRKVRPNFRISVNMSYEQVKDLSFKKYALECLERYELPTEAIVLELTESKIVADWSFVNQQFDAFRQAGIKIAMDDFGTGYSSLASFKNLSCDIVKIDREFVKKILENDFDKKLVEYVVALCHSMGIEAYIEGVEDIEEYKLLTEKCKADAIQGYLFGHPESEENFEEKFLKGDKYLEPCSPPQSH is encoded by the coding sequence ATGAGAAAAATGAACAGGCTGCCGCTCAGCCCCAATCTAAAACGCTTCAAGTTCTTTTTTGACCTGCTGAAAAGGACCACTGACGACTACCTCTTTCTGGCAGATATGCAGGAAAACATGATGATGGTATCTCCGAACCTGGTGCAGGATTTTGAACTGCCCGGGGAAATTCTGGAGGATTTCAACCGTTGCTGGTTCGCGCTGATACACCCCGAGGAGCGGGAAAGCTATCGGAAATCCATCGAGACAGTCCTGCAGCACAAGTCACGGGAACATTTGCTGGAATACCGTGTGAAGAGCCGCAAGGATGGCTATGTGTGGATACGTTGCCGTGGCTGTGTTGGCCTTGACCGGGAGGGACGTCCCAGCATCTTCACCGGGGTCATGACCAGGCTGTCCCAGCGCAATCAGGCAGATGAGGTCACAGGCCTCCTGAACAAATACCAGTTTGAGCGGGCGGTGAAGTCTGCCCTTTCCTCCTACCGGTCCACCGGTGAAGGCGGTGCCATACTGGTCTTTGGTCTGGACAACTTCAAGATCATCAATGAAACCCACAACCGGGTGGTGGGAGACAGGGTGCTGAAAGAGGTGGCACGGCAGATAGAGGCCGTGCTGCCACAGGAACAGACCCTCTACAAGCTGGACGGGGATCAGTTTGCCATTGTCTGCCCGGGGGCAGAAGAAAAGGATGTGGCAGAGCTCTTTGCCACTATTCAGGGTTGTCTGGCTCATCCCTATACCGTGGATGGCCGCCAGTATTTCAATACGGTTTCTGCCGGCACTGTGCTCTATCCCCAGGGGGGGAAGGACTATCTGGTGCTGCACAAGCACGCCGAGGCCGCTATGGATCTGGCCAAGCAGGCGGGGAAGAACCGCAACTGCCTTTTCAGCAAGGAGCAGTACAATCGCTGGGTGCGCTCCATTACCATGCGGGATTCTCTCTGGGACTGCGTGGAAAATGACTGCGAGGGCTTCAGCCTCTTCTTCCAGCCCCAGGTGCGGGCCAGTGACAGGGAGCTTATCGGGGCAGAGTCCCTTCTGCGCTGGAGGAATCCCAAGGGCCGCATGGTAGCGCCTATGGAGTTCATCCCCATTCTGGAAGAAACCAAGCTGATTGTGCCTGTGGGCAAGTGGATTTTCCGGGAAGCCGTGCGAATCTGCAAGGAATGGCGCAAGGTGCGCCCCAATTTCCGCATTAGCGTGAACATGAGCTATGAGCAGGTGAAGGATCTTTCCTTCAAGAAATACGCTTTGGAGTGCCTGGAACGCTATGAACTGCCCACGGAGGCCATCGTACTGGAGCTGACGGAAAGCAAGATTGTGGCGGACTGGAGTTTTGTGAATCAGCAATTCGACGCCTTCCGCCAGGCGGGCATCAAGATTGCCATGGACGATTTCGGCACGGGCTATTCTTCCCTGGCTTCCTTCAAGAATCTTTCCTGCGATATCGTGAAGATTGATAGGGAGTTCGTGAAGAAGATCCTGGAGAATGATTTTGACAAGAAGCTGGTGGAGTATGTGGTGGCCCTCTGCCACAGCATGGGTATAGAGGCCTATATTGAAGGCGTGGAGGATATTGAGGAATACAAGCTGCTGACGGAGAAGTGCAAGGCAGATGCTATTCAGGGATATCTGTTTGGGCATCCGGAGAGCGAGGAGAATTTTGAGGAGAAGTTCCTCAAGGGGGATAAGTATCTGGAGCCTTGCTCGCCGCCGCAGTCACACTGA
- the sdhB gene encoding succinate dehydrogenase iron-sulfur subunit has protein sequence MAEQKMVRLIIERQDGPESAPYTQEFDVPYRPGLNMVAALMEIQKNPVTVDGKRVAPVVWECNCLEKVCGACMMVINGIPRQACCSLVDNLQQPIHLAPARTFPVIRDLLIDRSVMFESLKKIQGWVEVDGSWDVKDAPIQNPYTAQTAYEISHCMTCGCCLEACPNVGPQSDFIGPAPTVQAYLFNLHPLGKFDAPKRLNALMEKGGITSCGNSQNCVEVCPKQIKLTTYLAQLNRDVNKQALKNIFNH, from the coding sequence ATGGCAGAACAGAAAATGGTCAGACTCATCATCGAGCGCCAGGACGGCCCGGAAAGCGCGCCGTATACCCAGGAATTCGATGTACCATACCGCCCCGGCCTCAACATGGTGGCCGCACTCATGGAAATCCAGAAGAACCCCGTCACCGTTGACGGCAAGCGCGTAGCTCCCGTAGTCTGGGAGTGCAACTGCCTGGAGAAAGTCTGCGGCGCCTGCATGATGGTCATCAACGGCATTCCCCGTCAGGCTTGCTGCTCCCTGGTGGACAACCTGCAGCAGCCCATCCATCTGGCACCGGCCCGTACCTTCCCGGTTATCCGCGACCTTCTCATTGACCGCTCCGTCATGTTCGAGAGCCTCAAGAAGATCCAGGGCTGGGTGGAAGTGGACGGCAGCTGGGACGTCAAGGACGCTCCCATCCAGAACCCCTACACCGCACAGACTGCTTATGAGATCTCTCACTGCATGACCTGCGGCTGCTGCCTGGAGGCCTGCCCCAATGTGGGACCCCAGTCCGACTTCATCGGACCTGCTCCTACGGTACAGGCTTACCTCTTCAACCTGCATCCCCTCGGAAAGTTCGACGCTCCGAAGCGCCTGAACGCCCTGATGGAGAAGGGCGGCATCACCAGCTGCGGCAACAGCCAGAACTGCGTGGAGGTCTGCCCCAAGCAGATCAAGCTGACCACTTACCTTGCTCAGCTGAACCGCGATGTGAACAAGCAGGCCCTGAAGAATATCTTCAACCACTAA
- the sdhA gene encoding succinate dehydrogenase flavoprotein subunit, whose translation MAKAPENKIIVVGGGLSGLMATMKICEGGGKVDLFSYCPVKRSHSLCAQGGINACMDTKGEHDSIYEHFDDTVYGGDFLADQLAVKGMVEAAPKLIKMFDRMGVPFTRTPEGVLDLRNFGGQKNKRTCFAGSTTGQQLLYALDEQVRHWEVKGKVTKYEFWEFIKVIKNKQGVVRGIVAQNMNSNEIVAFPADVVILATGGPGMVFGRCTASTICNGSAVTSVYKDGAHLANPEFIQIHPTAIPGPDKNRLMSEACRGEGGRVWVWRDNPETGEKERWYFLEDMYPAYGNLVPRDVASRAIYKVCVHMGLGMHEPNRVYLDLSHIDRDYLERKLGGILEMYTDFVGKSPADVPMEIFPSVHYSMGGIWVDRLHHTNIPGLMASGECDYQYHGANRLGANSLLSATYSGTVSGPEALRWARSGELGDPLTEAEMEAARKECVAEFDKIRNMNGPENAHKLHHEMGEIMYKYVSIERDNIGLDQCLKELKEILKRWDNIGVTDHGNWANQEAMFVRQLRNMILYAMVVTKGARCRDESRGAHAKIVLDANGNRQTDEQGELVFMGRDDERFMKTTIVDYDPKTEEPQVSYMEFDHSLIKPRARNYAVAKKE comes from the coding sequence ATGGCTAAAGCACCTGAAAATAAAATCATAGTCGTAGGCGGCGGTCTGTCCGGCCTTATGGCTACCATGAAAATCTGCGAAGGCGGCGGCAAGGTAGACCTGTTCTCCTACTGCCCCGTGAAGCGTTCCCACTCCCTCTGCGCTCAGGGCGGCATCAACGCCTGCATGGACACTAAGGGCGAGCATGACAGCATCTACGAGCACTTCGATGATACGGTTTACGGCGGCGACTTCCTGGCTGACCAGCTGGCTGTCAAGGGCATGGTTGAGGCAGCTCCGAAGCTCATCAAGATGTTTGACCGCATGGGCGTGCCCTTCACCCGCACTCCCGAGGGCGTGCTTGACCTCCGTAACTTCGGCGGCCAGAAGAACAAGCGCACCTGCTTCGCTGGCTCCACCACGGGCCAGCAGCTTCTCTATGCTCTGGACGAGCAGGTCCGTCATTGGGAAGTCAAGGGCAAGGTGACCAAGTATGAGTTCTGGGAATTCATCAAGGTCATCAAGAACAAGCAGGGTGTTGTCCGCGGCATCGTGGCGCAGAACATGAACTCCAACGAGATCGTGGCTTTCCCGGCTGACGTGGTCATCCTGGCTACCGGCGGCCCGGGCATGGTGTTCGGACGCTGCACCGCTTCCACTATCTGCAACGGCTCCGCTGTGACCTCTGTGTATAAGGATGGCGCACATCTGGCCAACCCTGAGTTTATCCAGATCCATCCCACGGCTATCCCCGGCCCCGACAAGAACCGTCTTATGTCCGAGGCTTGCCGCGGTGAGGGCGGACGTGTCTGGGTATGGCGTGACAACCCGGAGACCGGCGAGAAAGAGCGCTGGTACTTCCTGGAGGATATGTATCCGGCTTACGGCAACCTGGTGCCCCGCGACGTGGCATCCCGTGCCATCTACAAGGTCTGCGTCCACATGGGTCTCGGCATGCATGAGCCGAACCGCGTGTATCTCGACCTCTCCCATATCGATCGTGACTACCTCGAGCGCAAGCTGGGCGGCATCCTGGAGATGTACACTGACTTCGTGGGCAAGAGCCCGGCTGATGTGCCTATGGAGATCTTCCCCTCCGTCCACTATTCCATGGGCGGCATCTGGGTAGACCGCCTGCATCATACGAATATCCCCGGCCTCATGGCCTCCGGCGAGTGCGACTACCAGTATCACGGTGCAAACCGTCTGGGCGCAAACTCCCTGCTGTCCGCTACCTACTCCGGCACTGTTTCCGGCCCCGAGGCTCTGCGCTGGGCCCGCAGTGGCGAGCTGGGTGATCCCCTCACCGAGGCAGAGATGGAAGCAGCCCGCAAGGAGTGCGTAGCTGAGTTCGACAAGATCCGCAACATGAACGGCCCTGAGAACGCTCACAAGCTCCATCATGAGATGGGCGAGATCATGTACAAGTACGTGTCCATCGAGCGCGACAACATCGGCCTTGACCAGTGCCTCAAGGAGCTCAAGGAAATCCTCAAGCGCTGGGATAACATCGGTGTCACCGACCATGGCAACTGGGCTAACCAGGAAGCTATGTTCGTGCGCCAGCTCCGCAACATGATCCTCTATGCTATGGTGGTCACCAAGGGTGCCCGTTGCCGTGACGAGTCCCGCGGCGCACATGCCAAGATTGTCCTGGATGCGAATGGCAACCGTCAGACCGACGAGCAGGGCGAGCTGGTCTTCATGGGCCGCGACGATGAGCGCTTCATGAAGACCACCATCGTGGACTATGATCCGAAGACCGAGGAGCCCCAGGTTTCCTACATGGAATTCGATCATTCCCTTATCAAGCCCCGTGCCCGTAACTACGCTGTGGCTAAGAAAGAATAA
- a CDS encoding succinate dehydrogenase has product MFHTTFYLRRLHSIVGLLVLGGVIFEHIFTNSMALGGPKALNGALAMMELIPHPIFLGIEIGAIAVPLLFHALYGIYICLQANNNPGRMGYIRNWQFAFQRWTAWFLVVFLIWHVFYLRVFTKGITGTPISYELLQSYFTGSPIVAVLYIIGMFAAIFHFCNGITTFCMTWGIAKGPRIQNVIGALSMCLCAALCLVTLAFMGSYFVM; this is encoded by the coding sequence ATGTTTCACACTACTTTTTATCTGCGCCGCCTGCACTCCATAGTTGGTTTGCTGGTGCTTGGCGGAGTCATCTTCGAGCACATTTTCACCAACTCGATGGCTCTGGGCGGTCCGAAAGCCTTGAATGGCGCTCTTGCTATGATGGAGCTCATTCCCCATCCTATTTTCCTGGGCATTGAAATCGGCGCTATCGCCGTGCCCCTGCTTTTCCATGCCCTGTACGGCATCTACATCTGCCTGCAGGCCAACAACAACCCTGGCCGCATGGGCTACATCCGCAACTGGCAGTTCGCCTTCCAGCGCTGGACGGCCTGGTTCCTGGTGGTCTTCCTGATCTGGCACGTGTTCTATCTCCGTGTCTTCACCAAGGGCATCACGGGCACGCCTATTTCTTATGAGCTCCTCCAGAGCTACTTCACCGGCAGCCCCATCGTGGCAGTTCTCTACATCATCGGCATGTTCGCTGCTATCTTCCACTTCTGCAACGGCATCACCACCTTCTGCATGACCTGGGGCATCGCCAAGGGTCCCCGCATCCAGAATGTGATCGGTGCTCTCAGCATGTGCCTCTGCGCGGCTCTGTGCCTCGTGACTCTGGCATTCATGGGCAGCTATTTCGTGATGTAA
- a CDS encoding Fe-S-containing hydro-lyase: MAEQIRIQTPFTEEMSRKLKAGDAVLISGTIIAARDAAHKAMTEALARGEELPVDWKDQMVYYLGPTPAKPGDPIGSCGPTTSGRMDAYTPTMLDQGIKGMIGKGSRSKEVIESMKKNGVTYFAAVGGAAALIAKSVKKYEVLAYPELGPEAVARLTVEDFPAIVVIDCEGNSLYETNQAKYRTLKGY; encoded by the coding sequence ATGGCAGAACAGATTCGCATACAGACTCCGTTTACAGAGGAAATGTCCAGGAAGCTCAAAGCTGGTGATGCTGTGCTGATTTCCGGCACCATCATCGCTGCCCGCGACGCAGCCCACAAGGCCATGACCGAGGCTCTGGCCCGTGGGGAGGAGCTGCCCGTGGACTGGAAGGACCAGATGGTTTACTATCTCGGACCTACGCCGGCCAAGCCGGGTGACCCCATCGGTTCCTGCGGTCCCACCACTTCCGGCCGCATGGATGCCTACACTCCCACTATGCTGGATCAGGGCATCAAGGGCATGATCGGCAAGGGCTCCCGTTCCAAGGAAGTCATTGAGTCCATGAAGAAGAACGGCGTGACCTACTTCGCTGCCGTAGGCGGCGCAGCAGCCCTTATCGCCAAGTCTGTGAAGAAGTACGAAGTGCTGGCCTATCCGGAGCTGGGCCCTGAGGCCGTAGCCCGCCTGACGGTAGAGGATTTCCCTGCCATCGTGGTCATCGACTGCGAGGGCAATAGCCTCTATGAGACCAATCAGGCCAAGTATCGTACCCTGAAGGGTTATTGA